A stretch of the Pseudomonas sp. ACM7 genome encodes the following:
- a CDS encoding TetR/AcrR family transcriptional regulator translates to MTAPQRLTDRKREAIIQAAIAEFRANGFDITSMDKIAATAGVSKRTVYNHFPSKEELFAEILNQLWARVTSEQETPYHPDLPLRDQMRRMLMAKLQMLGDDNFLDLARVAIAATIHSPERAQNMVARMGEREEGLTVWIRAAQTDGRLKPVAPEFAAQQIQGMLKSFAFWPQISMGLPGLSAEMQTTVVESALDMFLACYQL, encoded by the coding sequence ATGACAGCTCCACAGCGCCTCACTGACCGAAAACGTGAAGCCATCATTCAGGCGGCGATTGCCGAATTCCGTGCCAACGGTTTCGATATCACCAGCATGGACAAGATCGCCGCCACCGCCGGCGTGTCGAAGCGCACGGTGTACAACCACTTCCCCAGCAAGGAAGAGTTGTTCGCCGAAATCCTCAATCAATTATGGGCGCGGGTGACGTCAGAACAGGAAACGCCCTACCACCCTGACCTGCCGCTGCGCGACCAGATGCGCCGGATGCTGATGGCGAAATTGCAGATGCTGGGCGATGACAATTTTCTCGACCTGGCGCGAGTGGCCATCGCCGCCACCATCCATTCCCCCGAGCGCGCCCAGAATATGGTCGCCCGAATGGGTGAGCGCGAAGAGGGCCTGACGGTGTGGATCCGCGCTGCTCAGACTGATGGCCGTTTGAAGCCGGTGGCCCCCGAATTCGCCGCTCAACAGATTCAGGGAATGCTCAAATCCTTTGCATTCTGGCCGCAGATTTCCATGGGCCTGCCCGGCCTGTCAGCCGAAATGCAGACCACGGTGGTGGAGTCGGCGTTGGACATGTTTTTGGCCTGCTATCAGCTCTGA
- a CDS encoding LysR family transcriptional regulator, with the protein MLIPGTHYRLAFTHSILALSQLINAPMHYRLDYPDLSLILALVRGGSLARASTLLKVDVSTVFRAVRRLEAALGQQLFEKSRAGYLPSTLAQTLAEQAERAEQALEAARIGVEQGGEVISGTVRLTCTDSVLQGLLLPALARFMPGYPALTIELSTSNDFANLSRRDADIALRLTRTPPEHLVGRRLAEVSYRVCASEAYLKSVDSEDLASLTWIAPDDFLPDHPTVVWRRQQLPGVTPGYRCNSMLSVTELVRAGLGVAALPDFLIGEGLQPLSEPLHGYDTALWLLTRPDCRALRSVVTLFDELGRALRLP; encoded by the coding sequence TTGTTGATTCCTGGCACCCACTATAGATTGGCGTTCACGCACTCAATATTGGCGTTATCCCAATTGATCAATGCACCGATGCACTATCGACTGGATTACCCCGACCTGTCCCTGATCCTCGCGCTGGTGCGCGGCGGTTCTCTGGCCCGGGCATCGACGCTGTTGAAGGTTGACGTCTCGACCGTATTTCGCGCCGTGCGCCGACTGGAAGCCGCGCTGGGCCAGCAACTGTTCGAAAAAAGCCGCGCCGGCTACTTGCCCAGCACCTTGGCGCAGACCCTGGCCGAGCAGGCTGAACGGGCCGAACAGGCGCTGGAGGCGGCGCGCATTGGTGTGGAGCAGGGCGGTGAAGTCATCAGCGGCACGGTGCGCCTGACCTGCACCGATTCGGTCTTGCAAGGCTTGCTGCTGCCGGCGCTGGCGCGGTTCATGCCCGGCTACCCGGCGTTGACCATCGAGCTGAGTACGTCCAACGACTTCGCCAACCTCAGCCGCCGGGATGCGGATATCGCCTTGCGCCTGACTCGCACACCGCCCGAACACCTGGTGGGCCGGCGATTGGCGGAGGTTTCCTATCGAGTCTGTGCCAGCGAGGCGTATCTGAAATCGGTCGATTCCGAAGACTTGGCTTCGCTGACCTGGATCGCCCCGGACGACTTCCTCCCCGATCACCCCACCGTCGTGTGGCGCCGTCAGCAGTTGCCCGGCGTCACACCGGGTTATCGCTGCAACAGCATGTTGTCGGTGACTGAGCTGGTGCGGGCCGGGCTCGGTGTCGCGGCATTGCCGGACTTCCTCATCGGTGAAGGGCTGCAACCGTTGAGCGAGCCGTTACACGGTTACGACACGGCGCTCTGGTTGCTGACCCGCCCGGACTGCCGCGCCTTGCGCTCGGTGGTGACGTTGTTCGATGAGTTGGGGCGGGCGCTTCGATTGCCTTGA
- a CDS encoding DUF1003 domain-containing protein codes for MTTTTSDTQPALPIDHLRFHRPHAHLAPTFGNDKFALRAEAFARFFGTPTFLGAQTLIVVVWICLNLFGVAHFDLYPFILLNLAFSLQAAYAAPLILLAQTRQAARDKAQSEADALHRESLAVANSERQAQAAQNTAQLLELLEQNTRLTEMTKALTERIESLTSEMHQHFVRKDQPKV; via the coding sequence ATGACCACCACGACTTCCGACACTCAACCCGCCCTCCCCATCGACCACCTGCGCTTTCATCGCCCCCACGCACATCTGGCGCCCACGTTCGGCAACGACAAGTTTGCCCTGCGCGCCGAGGCCTTCGCGCGGTTCTTCGGCACGCCGACCTTTCTCGGAGCGCAGACGCTGATCGTGGTGGTATGGATTTGCCTCAATCTGTTCGGCGTGGCCCACTTCGACCTCTACCCGTTCATCCTGCTCAACCTCGCATTCAGCCTGCAAGCGGCTTATGCCGCGCCGCTGATCCTGCTGGCCCAGACCCGCCAGGCAGCACGCGACAAAGCCCAGTCTGAAGCCGATGCGCTACACCGCGAATCCCTCGCCGTGGCCAACAGTGAACGTCAGGCACAAGCGGCGCAGAACACCGCGCAACTGCTGGAACTGCTCGAGCAAAACACCCGGCTTACCGAAATGACCAAGGCCCTCACCGAACGCATCGAAAGCCTGACCTCGGAAATGCATCAGCACTTCGTGCGCAAGGATCAGCCGAAGGTTTAG
- a CDS encoding MBL fold metallo-hydrolase produces the protein MATSTSPSDNVSTPEASRQVEGLFRNHALVKREGFRKTLRIMWNMIFHKPHDTRPTAPVPVQTLTQAALIAAPNHSVYRLGHSTVLLKLRDKFWITDPVFAERASPVQWAGPKRFHQPPISLEELPPIEAVILSHDHYDHLDYQAVLKLADKAQYFLTPLGVGDTLIKWGIDASKVRQLDWWQGTEVDGIQFIATPSQHFSGRGLFDGNSTLWASWVMIDGDTRIFFSGDSGYFDGFKRIGEQYGPFDLTLMETGAYNVEWPHVHMQPEQTLQAHIDLKGRWLLPIHNGTFDLSMHAWYEPFDRILALAWERNVSITTPQMGQAFNVMYPQRGSTWWSEMENIGDQVEPQNA, from the coding sequence ATGGCCACATCAACTTCCCCATCGGATAACGTCTCTACGCCTGAAGCTTCCCGTCAGGTAGAAGGGCTCTTTCGAAATCATGCGCTGGTAAAGCGCGAAGGTTTTCGCAAAACCCTGCGCATCATGTGGAACATGATCTTCCACAAACCGCACGACACCCGCCCGACGGCGCCTGTCCCGGTGCAAACCCTGACTCAGGCAGCGTTGATCGCTGCTCCCAACCACAGCGTTTACCGACTCGGTCATTCCACCGTACTGCTGAAACTGCGGGACAAATTCTGGATCACCGACCCGGTCTTTGCCGAGCGAGCCTCACCGGTGCAATGGGCCGGCCCGAAGCGCTTCCACCAGCCGCCTATCAGCCTCGAAGAGCTGCCGCCGATTGAAGCGGTGATCCTGTCCCACGATCACTACGACCACCTCGATTATCAAGCGGTGCTCAAACTGGCGGACAAGGCCCAGTACTTTCTGACGCCGCTGGGCGTGGGCGACACCCTGATCAAATGGGGCATCGATGCCAGCAAAGTCCGACAACTGGACTGGTGGCAGGGCACCGAGGTCGACGGTATTCAGTTCATCGCCACGCCTTCGCAGCACTTTTCCGGGCGCGGTCTGTTCGATGGCAACAGCACGCTGTGGGCCTCGTGGGTGATGATCGACGGCGACACGCGAATCTTCTTCAGCGGCGACAGCGGTTATTTCGATGGCTTCAAACGCATCGGTGAGCAATACGGCCCGTTCGACCTGACGCTCATGGAAACCGGTGCCTACAACGTCGAGTGGCCACATGTGCACATGCAACCGGAGCAAACCCTGCAAGCACACATCGACCTCAAAGGCCGCTGGTTACTGCCGATTCACAACGGCACCTTCGACCTGTCGATGCACGCCTGGTACGAACCCTTCGACCGCATTCTGGCGTTGGCCTGGGAGCGGAATGTTTCGATCACCACGCCGCAGATGGGTCAGGCGTTCAATGTGATGTATCCGCAGCGGGGTAGCACTTGGTGGTCGGAGATGGAAAACATTGGCGATCAGGTGGAGCCTCAGAACGCATAG